AACATTACTAATCTTTATTGTAACACTTTCCTTCTTTTAACACAAGAACAAAGCGTTTCAGAAGCGAAAAAATCCTTTAAAACAGAAGAACTGCTACTTTACGATTTTCATCATCGAAGTAACAGCTCCTCTCAATTAAGATTTAATCTCTTTTAAATTTTTGTACTTTATTCCATCTTTCCGGATGCGTCTACATAATAGCCGCCAATCCACTGACTGGTTGCCATGCTTCCGTCTGTATTCATGTAATACCAATCATTACCTACAAGTACCCAACCGGTGCACATTGCTCCCCACTGGTCCATATAGTACCAATGACCGTTTACAAATACCCAGCCGGTTGCCATTGCTCCGCTTTCGTTCATATAGTACCACTGACCGTTTACGGATACCCAGCCGGTGCACATTGCTCCCCACTGGTCCATATAATACCACTGACCGTTTACAGATACCCAACCGGTTGCCATCGCTCCGCTTTCGTTCATATAGTACCACTGACCGTTTACGGATACCCAGCCGGTCTGCATTGCTCCCCACTGGTCCATATAATACCACTGACCGTTTACAGATACCCAGCCGGTTGCCATCGCTCCGCTTTCGTTCATGTAATACCACTGGCCATTTACAGATACCCAGCCGGTGCACATTGCTCCCCACTGGTCCATATAATACCACTGATTATTTACAGATACCCAACCGGTCTGCATAATTCCTTCTTCATTAAAGTAATACCATCTTTCGGAAACGACTTTCCAACCGGTTGCTTTCTGACCGTTTTCATAGTAGAACCAACCATTTTCAGTCTCAACCCAGCCTTCTTTTTCTTCTGTCTCTTCACCTACGTTAATTGTCATAGTTGCCAGAACTGTTTCATCCTGTGACATGAATTTTGCAGTATAAGTTCCTGCTTTTTCCGGATTAAACGGATCTTCATAAACGTTTCCGTCTGCATCTGTGATTACAACCTGCATACCTTCCGGTACTTTTGTCATAGCGTCAATGTCATAATCCTCAGCAAGCCATTTCTGGTCTTTTAATGCAGAAGCTGCTGTGCCTCTTACTGTTTTTGCTTCTTTATAACATTTGTCCATGTAATCCTGAATTCTCACTGCATCGCTGCCCTGAGCAAGCTGGATTTCTGTTGGAATATCTTTATAATCAGCAGTAAGTAAAGGAGACTGTCCTGTATATTTTACTCCACTTTCTACTTCTTCCTTTGTGAAAGCTTCTAATTCCAGAATAACAGCTTCACCTTTGCCCTTATTCACAGTTGTATATCTCAAATACTGTGCTTTCACCGCTTTATCCAGAACGTTTTCTGCATTTGGCTTCTCATTGTCAGATACTGTTACCAGTTCTTTGAAATCTTTTCCGTTTTCGGAATACTCCCATTTATATTCGGAAGCAAATTCTTTTTCTTTATAAGTAACAGCTACTTTGGAGATATCTTCAACTTTTCCGAGATTAATCGTTGCAGTTCCTTTGTTATCCAAATAATATCCACCGGACAACTGTGCCTTGTTACCGTCTACCATAACCTTCGGATCTTCATGGCGTCCTGCCATCTCATCTGCAGTAATATCTTTTCCTGTTGAAACATTGTTATATTTGTATAAAGCCTTTGGAGGATTTTTCTTTAAGTTTTCCTCTACTTTATTTACAAATTTACCTTCCGGTGTTTCTTTGCTGAAATCTAATTTGTTTCCGCTTAAATCAACTGCATATACCTTTTCGTATTTACCGTCTTTAGAAACATCCAATTTCTCCAGACCTAAGGAATTCATGTACACAAGAACTAATTTCTCACATCCGCTGATATCAGCTTCTTTCAGGTTCGCAAATCCGCCTGCGCTTAAATCAATAGTTTCAAGCTCTGCACAACCTGACATATTTAATTTTTCCAAAGTTTTTGGTAAGTTCTTACCATTTACTTCTTTTACTTTTGTTCCTGTTAAAACAAGTCCTTTTAAGTTTTCCAGTTTTTCCAGACCTGTAAGGTCTTTTACCTCAAGATTTGTTAAATCAAGCTCGCCGTCATATTTTACAGCTTCTTCTAAAGAAGCAGCTCCTGTCTGTTCTTTAACTGCATTTAAAAGAGCTTCATCAGGAATAACTGTGCTGTCTAACGGTTCAATTTCAACCAACTCTCTGGCTGCTTTATCCAGTTTTACTCTCTCTGTCTGGATTGTCATTTTATCTGTCTGTGCATCGTCTTTTGCAAAAGCGCTTACACTTTCAAGTACCGGTTTAAATGTTTCCCAGCTTTCTTTTGAGTAATGGTCTTTATTTGCTTCATATTCTGCACAAACCTCTAAGATACGTAATTTATCGGCATCTCTTAAAAGTCCGCATTCTGCATCTTTTAATACTTCTCTTGCCGCATCTGCCTGGGCTTTTGTAACATCTTTTCCAATTAAAGCCGCTGCATTGCTGCGTGCTGTTTCAAATGCACCCCATGTAGAAGCAATAAAATCATTTTCATCAAAGTTGCGTTCATACATATTTACCATTTCTACAAGGTCTGACTGGTAAGCCGACAATTCTGAAACTTTTCCGTATTCCAGCGCCAAACGCTCTGTATCCGGTTTCTTTGGTGCATGAATAGTATAGAATACTTTTCCGCCTGCTTCTGTAAGAGGAACTTCTTCTAAAACAACTGTCTGATCTTCTCCTGCCGGTGCAGATGTCAAAATCGGTTTTTCTGCATTCTCATCTGCATACACTTTTACCACTGCATCTTTTGGAAGTCCTGTAATTTCCAATGCACCATAAGGATTTGTCAGATTTACACCACCTGTTCTTGCAAAAACTTTTGCCTCGCCCTGCGGAATTTTCTCACCGTCTTCCGGTGGATATGCAACACTTGTTCTCTGACTGTTTACAATTTCGCCTGTTGATGCGTCCTGTACTGAATACCACAGACGGCCGCCATTTGGATTTAACTTCACATTATCGAAAGCAGCAACACCCATTGCATACTGTTTATACACATTGTCAGGCTGTTCTGCACGAACCTGTGCAATCGGTTCTTTTGCATCCATACTGTCGTATAAGGAAACAACACCCGTTTTCTCATCTACGCTTCCGTTTGGATAAGTTCCTTCAGAATACAGCATGCTTACATTGTCAATAATCACTTTATCCTGCTCACCTTTATTGTTATAAACAGTTACGTTTCTTTCCAGCGGTGACGGAGAAACTGCAACGCTTCCTTCTCCTGCATTTTCGTATAATTGTAATTCATAAATACGAATTGCAGACCAAGGTGTGTTATCGGATTTTGTTACATGAAGCTTAATATAACGTGCTTTGATAGGCTCATTTAAGTTTCTGTCTGTTATATTCTGCTTATTTCCTTTTACTGTATCCGCTTCTTTATATTCTAAGTTTTTCACTCTTTCTGCTGCTTTTTCATCTGTCGGGTCTAAAACTTCCGCTCCGTCATCCCCTGCATAAAGGAGTTCAAAATCAACAGTATTATAGCTGACACCCTCTCCTGCACCTCGGCAGTTTGCATGGTATACAACCCAGCGGCTGATGTCCACTTCTTTTCCTAAGTCAAGGTAAGCGCTTCCGTTTGTGCTTAATCCACACCATTTACTGGAAGGAATAACGCCATCATTAATCTTATCTACCGGTCCGTCTGCCGCACAGGAAACATCTGTAACAGCCGGTGCACGAAGTGCAAGGTTTGTTCCCAAATCTGCTTCCGGTCCATAGCCGTTTGGAACTTCCTCAGGCCACTGAATTTTAATCTGTTTGGATTTACCTTCTACACCGTTTTCACTGATAGAAGTAATTTCAAAGGTAGCTTCTTTTTCTCCTTCCAGCTTTCTGTATTTTGGAATATAAAATGCGTCAGAAGGTGTAGCCCCTACAAACTCTTTTTTTCCGTCAGGTCCGACTCTATGGATAATATCAATAAAAGAGTTTTCTCCTTTTTCCCAGTAAATTCTGGCTTCTGCTGTTGTATCTGTCGGATAAATCACATCGTCTAAAGCAATTTCACCCGGTGCTTCCGGTTTTGATTTATCTGTAACAACACCTAATTTACCAATGCTGATATCATAGTCCTTGACGCCTTTTGCAGACTCCAGCTTCAGAGAAATTGCAATAGCTTTTTCTCCCGCTTTATTTGCCAGCGGAATAGATGCTTCCTGCCATTCTCCGTTTCCTTTTACCTCTACCGGATAAAATTCAAAGTTTTCTTCGTCATAAGTATCGCCAAAGCATAAGCCTACGGATAATTTCACATCTGCATTTTTCTTTGTCTTGTACACAAGTTCAAAAGCAGAATTATCCTGAATGTCAAGCTGTGTACTGTAAAGCTTAATGTGGTTTGGTTTTCCTGCTGT
The DNA window shown above is from Blautia hansenii DSM 20583 and carries:
- a CDS encoding endo-beta-N-acetylglucosaminidase; the encoded protein is MKKKILKKTMATMLSGVCVVSGVVIPTDTTYAGAGLGYWPEDLPVPNQYYYQNESLQPYGTCLQVGELKNWSPDNDPDARYNRSAIPLQERYMGPNVNPLASRDAKIMPLAMSNARASEAPSQGGDGDFVYAFNNFQYVDTYNFWGGSSAEGPIAIPSPEHIDSAHRNGVMATGTIFIPWGDEAYGSQFVRELTEKDAQGNFPCADKLIEIAQYYGFDGYIFNAESGTGVAGFKEFLIYMQEKAPENFRISWYNGRGTLNQGDIQSWMQDGEDRITDEWWLDMSGAGDVDSTIDVAYGADRDKWDIHSTWEYIPMEDGAKGGDYQARLDEDGKLKISLGILAPTSTLTQSKNSDDFMNVQDQELWVGPDLDPSSTNRPEDEFCGFANLVADQTPIIGTDFVTHFNPGNGYKFYENGKVTGKEDGWHNRSLTEVLPTWRWIVDAEEGASKVTPKIDYEDAYWGGASMKISGDLTAGKPNHIKLYSTQLDIQDNSAFELVYKTKKNADVKLSVGLCFGDTYDEENFEFYPVEVKGNGEWQEASIPLANKAGEKAIAISLKLESAKGVKDYDISIGKLGVVTDKSKPEAPGEIALDDVIYPTDTTAEARIYWEKGENSFIDIIHRVGPDGKKEFVGATPSDAFYIPKYRKLEGEKEATFEITSISENGVEGKSKQIKIQWPEEVPNGYGPEADLGTNLALRAPAVTDVSCAADGPVDKINDGVIPSSKWCGLSTNGSAYLDLGKEVDISRWVVYHANCRGAGEGVSYNTVDFELLYAGDDGAEVLDPTDEKAAERVKNLEYKEADTVKGNKQNITDRNLNEPIKARYIKLHVTKSDNTPWSAIRIYELQLYENAGEGSVAVSPSPLERNVTVYNNKGEQDKVIIDNVSMLYSEGTYPNGSVDEKTGVVSLYDSMDAKEPIAQVRAEQPDNVYKQYAMGVAAFDNVKLNPNGGRLWYSVQDASTGEIVNSQRTSVAYPPEDGEKIPQGEAKVFARTGGVNLTNPYGALEITGLPKDAVVKVYADENAEKPILTSAPAGEDQTVVLEEVPLTEAGGKVFYTIHAPKKPDTERLALEYGKVSELSAYQSDLVEMVNMYERNFDENDFIASTWGAFETARSNAAALIGKDVTKAQADAAREVLKDAECGLLRDADKLRILEVCAEYEANKDHYSKESWETFKPVLESVSAFAKDDAQTDKMTIQTERVKLDKAARELVEIEPLDSTVIPDEALLNAVKEQTGAASLEEAVKYDGELDLTNLEVKDLTGLEKLENLKGLVLTGTKVKEVNGKNLPKTLEKLNMSGCAELETIDLSAGGFANLKEADISGCEKLVLVYMNSLGLEKLDVSKDGKYEKVYAVDLSGNKLDFSKETPEGKFVNKVEENLKKNPPKALYKYNNVSTGKDITADEMAGRHEDPKVMVDGNKAQLSGGYYLDNKGTATINLGKVEDISKVAVTYKEKEFASEYKWEYSENGKDFKELVTVSDNEKPNAENVLDKAVKAQYLRYTTVNKGKGEAVILELEAFTKEEVESGVKYTGQSPLLTADYKDIPTEIQLAQGSDAVRIQDYMDKCYKEAKTVRGTAASALKDQKWLAEDYDIDAMTKVPEGMQVVITDADGNVYEDPFNPEKAGTYTAKFMSQDETVLATMTINVGEETEEKEGWVETENGWFYYENGQKATGWKVVSERWYYFNEEGIMQTGWVSVNNQWYYMDQWGAMCTGWVSVNGQWYYMNESGAMATGWVSVNGQWYYMDQWGAMQTGWVSVNGQWYYMNESGAMATGWVSVNGQWYYMDQWGAMCTGWVSVNGQWYYMNESGAMATGWVFVNGHWYYMDQWGAMCTGWVLVGNDWYYMNTDGSMATSQWIGGYYVDASGKME